In Pseudovibrio brasiliensis, the following are encoded in one genomic region:
- the soxZ gene encoding thiosulfate oxidation carrier complex protein SoxZ codes for MAKVKPRVKVPKKASANEVVTIKTLISHPMESGQRKDKKTGEAIPRKIINKFAATFNGEPVFMANIEPSVSANPYIEFQMRVPESGSVRFEWTDDDGSVYDLEKKITVA; via the coding sequence ATGGCAAAGGTTAAACCACGCGTAAAAGTGCCTAAGAAGGCAAGCGCCAACGAGGTCGTGACCATCAAGACACTGATCTCGCACCCAATGGAATCCGGTCAGCGCAAGGACAAGAAAACCGGCGAGGCCATTCCACGGAAGATCATCAATAAGTTTGCGGCCACCTTTAATGGCGAGCCAGTGTTCATGGCAAACATTGAGCCATCCGTTTCTGCAAACCCATACATCGAATTTCAGATGCGGGTGCCAGAGTCCGGTTCAGTTCGCTTTGAATGGACTGATGATGATGGCTCCGTCTACGACTTGGAAAAGAAGATCACGGTAGCCTAA
- the soxA gene encoding sulfur oxidation c-type cytochrome SoxA translates to MKRTVSILAGGLLCGVLSTAALADDGRELVIDGETIATTAVAADDHPLDEIISGWRFRSAETQALQMDDFENPAFVAIEYAEEIWETPAGTSNKSCADCHGDADSFAGLRTKLPRWNDEMGKPATMEMLINASIETHQGAEPWKWESAEMLAMTAMIGLESRGMPVALETDGPMADWIKKGEELYYTRVGLLNMACANCHEDNYGNMIRADHLSQGQINGFPVYRLKWGGLGSIHRRFKGCMDQVRAEPYKRGSDEFIALEAYVASRGMGLSVETPSVRN, encoded by the coding sequence ATGAAAAGGACGGTTTCTATACTCGCTGGGGGGCTTCTCTGTGGCGTACTTAGCACAGCTGCACTTGCCGATGACGGACGCGAACTTGTCATCGACGGGGAGACCATAGCAACAACAGCAGTCGCAGCGGATGACCACCCGCTGGACGAGATCATTTCCGGCTGGCGGTTCCGCTCTGCTGAAACTCAGGCGCTGCAGATGGATGACTTTGAGAATCCTGCATTTGTGGCCATTGAGTATGCAGAGGAGATTTGGGAGACACCTGCCGGAACATCCAACAAATCCTGCGCGGATTGTCATGGGGATGCAGACAGCTTTGCTGGTTTGCGCACCAAGCTGCCGCGCTGGAATGACGAGATGGGCAAGCCTGCCACGATGGAAATGCTGATCAATGCCTCCATCGAAACGCATCAGGGAGCCGAACCATGGAAATGGGAAAGCGCCGAGATGCTGGCGATGACAGCCATGATCGGGTTGGAATCCCGCGGCATGCCGGTTGCTTTGGAGACCGATGGCCCGATGGCTGATTGGATCAAGAAGGGTGAAGAGCTTTACTACACCCGGGTTGGCCTGCTGAATATGGCTTGTGCCAACTGCCATGAAGACAATTACGGCAACATGATCCGCGCTGACCATTTGAGTCAGGGACAGATCAACGGTTTCCCAGTGTATCGCCTCAAATGGGGTGGTCTGGGCTCCATTCACCGCCGCTTCAAAGGCTGTATGGATCAGGTGCGTGCTGAACCTTACAAGCGCGGCAGTGATGAGTTTATTGCCCTGGAAGCTTACGTGGCTTCTCGCGGAATGGGACTTTCAGTCGAGACCCCATCCGTTCGTAACTAA